The following nucleotide sequence is from Salvia splendens isolate huo1 chromosome 2, SspV2, whole genome shotgun sequence.
TCTTTACTACTCTATTATGTGTTAGAGAGAGCATCTATAACCTAACCCCATGTTATAATCTCAGGTGCTGGTCAGGTTTCACAGGAAAAGCTTGAATTCAAGCACAGGCTTCAAATAGCTCTTGGGGCAGCTAAAGGTGATCCTCTGCAAAACCAGTGAGCATTTTTGGCTTTCCTGGTATTAATTCATCTCGTCTTATGCTTAAAAAGAATCAGTGAGCACTTTTAGCTTTCTGGTATTAATCCAACTTGTCTTGTGCCAAAAAAGAGTAATATACAAAAGATTACTTAACAAGATATAGAAGGTTCCACAAAACCTAAGGTGAATGTTCCTGAAATATAATGTTATGTATAATGTATGTGTGCTCGCTCATCCATACTTCATATGCACAGGTTTGGCTCACCTCCACTCTCTAAGTCCTAGGTTGATACACAAGGATTTCAAAACAGCAAATGTTCTTGTGGACGAGAATTTCATAGCAAAAGTAGCGGATGCTGGTTTACGTAATTTTCTCGGAAGATTTGATCATGCAGGCACATCTTCTCAAGTGGCAGCTGATGAAGTTTTTCTTGCCCCAGAGTAATATACATGATGGTTGGTTTTGTATTGCTATTATTTGATAATTATTAATTGTATTGTCACGTGCTGATGCAGGGCCAGTGAATTCAGACGATTTTCAGACAAAAGCGATGTTTACAGTTTTGGGATGTTCCTTTTGGAGTTAGTAAGTGGGCAGGAAGCAAAAGAATTGTTGCCTTCAGATGTCAGTCATAATTTGGTTGAATGGGTAAGTTTGCATTTTACACGAATGATCATAATTACATTCACTAGAACGTGGAACGTTTTAGGAAGGACGCTGCACTAGTAGATTAACTGTAGAAATTACTAACCATGCATACACTCGTAAAATAGTGCTCTGGTATTCTACCACATGATTCTTTCTTAAAGCCATGCCAATTTCATGAAAAATCGAATGTTTTTGTGGATGCGAAATACAAGCTTAGACATTATGTTTGCAGTTGCAGAATCTCCAGGAAGGTGGCAGCATATCTACCATAATTGATCAGAGATTGGGCAATAGCTTTACAACAGAAGGCATGGATGAGTTCATACAGTTGATTACGCAGTGTGTGAATCCTTCTAGCGAGAGGCGTCCTCTTATGAGCTACGTGGTGACTGAACTAGATCGGATTCTTGAGAAAGAAATGAGCTTGACGACGATCATGGGGGAAGGAACCCCGGTTGTGACGTTGGGAAGCCAGCTTTTTATGGCTTCAAAATGAGGAGGATGTGTTGTAGCATTTTGAGTGTGTTTCGAGATGAATATACTTGACCGGAAACACAAGAGTAAAGAATATATCCAGCTGTTTGATAATTGTATAAAGAACAGTTgggtgatttttttattttttatttcatgtgTCAATTATTAATCAATCTTCTTCTTGTAAACAATTCTATATATTGTTAATATCATAGTGAAGTTGAGTTGGATGGTTCTTCACATCTTAAATacctctctattttatttttagctgCTTTTGTTGGCTTGTAATATTTCCTTAAATGGAATTACACAGATG
It contains:
- the LOC121767742 gene encoding probable serine/threonine-protein kinase PBL3 isoform X2; amino-acid sequence: MHTLNSRNASRTSDTASSDPSLQVGRAVGIEFSLRDARKFGMEELSAATKDFSDKSLIGQGKFGEVYKGLLHDGILVAIKKRPAPPTHEFIEEVRYLSSIQHRNLVTLLGYCQENDVQILVYEYIPNGSVSVHLYGAGQVSQEKLEFKHRLQIALGAAKGLAHLHSLSPRLIHKDFKTANVLVDENFIAKVADAGLRNFLGRFDHAGTSSQVAADEVFLAPEASEFRRFSDKSDVYSFGMFLLELVSGQEAKELLPSDVSHNLVEWLQNLQEGGSISTIIDQRLGNSFTTEGMDEFIQLITQCVNPSSERRPLMSYVVTELDRILEKEMSLTTIMGEGTPVVTLGSQLFMASK
- the LOC121767742 gene encoding putative serine/threonine-protein kinase isoform X1, whose product is MSKTLAAILGGAAGAVALVGILLLTLLYCICRPRNASRTSDTASSDPSLQVGRAVGIEFSLRDARKFGMEELSAATKDFSDKSLIGQGKFGEVYKGLLHDGILVAIKKRPAPPTHEFIEEVRYLSSIQHRNLVTLLGYCQENDVQILVYEYIPNGSVSVHLYGAGQVSQEKLEFKHRLQIALGAAKGLAHLHSLSPRLIHKDFKTANVLVDENFIAKVADAGLRNFLGRFDHAGTSSQVAADEVFLAPEASEFRRFSDKSDVYSFGMFLLELVSGQEAKELLPSDVSHNLVEWLQNLQEGGSISTIIDQRLGNSFTTEGMDEFIQLITQCVNPSSERRPLMSYVVTELDRILEKEMSLTTIMGEGTPVVTLGSQLFMASK